A single region of the Bacteroides luhongzhouii genome encodes:
- a CDS encoding DUF4973 domain-containing protein, producing the protein MKNYIVYFILLLTLVLTGACNNEWVEEVYVQNVGLKAPVNSKGVTDVYLRYQANGEVTYRLPVIVGGSTMNERDLDVAIDVDPDTLIGLNEARWKQREDLYFQLLDKKHYEFASPTCHIPAGECQGLFDIKFKFNGLDLVDKWVLPLTILDSDSYDPNPRKNYRKALLRVMPFNDYSGSYGATNMFVYMMDNTSAMVSSTRTLHVVSENQCFFYAGVISEELKDRDKYKIVLTFNENGTLTAEPADPTNAMNFRLIGDSPTYTTSMSLDEVTPYLEHHFTTIYMSYTYDDVTTYEDKDIVVPCRAEGSMLMERKVNSLIPDTDQAIQW; encoded by the coding sequence ATGAAGAATTATATCGTATATTTTATATTGTTATTAACGCTTGTTCTGACTGGTGCATGTAACAATGAATGGGTGGAAGAAGTGTATGTGCAAAATGTCGGATTGAAAGCCCCTGTCAATAGTAAGGGAGTGACTGATGTATATTTGCGTTACCAAGCCAACGGTGAAGTGACTTATCGGCTACCGGTGATTGTAGGTGGCTCTACTATGAATGAAAGAGATCTGGATGTTGCTATTGATGTGGATCCGGATACATTGATTGGTTTGAATGAAGCTCGCTGGAAACAACGTGAAGACTTGTATTTCCAATTGCTGGATAAGAAACACTATGAGTTTGCCTCTCCTACTTGTCATATCCCGGCTGGGGAATGTCAAGGTTTGTTTGATATTAAATTCAAATTTAACGGACTGGATCTTGTTGATAAATGGGTACTTCCATTGACGATTTTGGATAGTGACTCGTATGATCCGAATCCACGTAAGAATTATCGTAAAGCACTTCTTCGTGTGATGCCGTTTAATGATTATTCAGGATCTTATGGGGCCACCAATATGTTTGTATATATGATGGATAATACGAGTGCTATGGTTTCAAGTACACGTACCTTGCATGTAGTGAGTGAGAATCAATGCTTCTTCTATGCCGGAGTCATTAGTGAAGAATTGAAGGATAGAGATAAATATAAGATTGTGTTGACTTTTAACGAAAATGGGACATTGACAGCTGAACCTGCCGATCCGACTAATGCCATGAACTTCCGACTTATAGGAGATTCGCCTACTTATACGACTAGCATGTCTTTAGATGAAGTAACTCCTTATTTGGAACATCATTTCACGACGATTTATATGTCATATACGTATGATGATGTGACAACGTATGAAGATAAAGATATCGTTGTACCTTGTCGTGCTGAAGGTAGTATGTTGATGGAACGAAAAGTTAATAGCTTGATTCCTGA
- a CDS encoding RagB/SusD family nutrient uptake outer membrane protein — protein sequence MKKKHILFSTIISMGMMVSSCSDYLSVEGKLGENTQSLENIFENKEWSEQWLATAYAWLTWSNIDIGSKDNCITNFSDDMCYSDRNLEYRVFKYCEYDENWKQDSWAQAYDGIRHASIFIQNIDRNKEMTPDEIVDYKAQARFVRAYFYWKLLQKYGPIPIIPNDGVMDYNAAYEDLYIPRSTYDDCVNYIAEEMKLAAKDLPLKRDTRNMARPTRGAALATRAKALLYAASPLNNPRPTDTERFTDLVDDEGRYLMAQEYNEEKWAKAAAAARDVVELGRKGVYELHTVSAHSTGTIDNPATIAPPTHAVYSHADFPAGWRNIDPLQSYETLFNGVIFPSENKEMIFTTGQNNGDINTMIQHQMPIAFGGYNCHAMTGKQCDAYQMNTGKPFDKTKDWTGDENYVSAEEAASGDWAPLVEGVNKQYGHREPRFYATVAYNGCLWNGTNAVQSYDRNLIIWYYRGEESGWSNSGDRWLATGIGIRKFVSSRDNFKTEGGVISKPVIGIRYADVLLWYAEALNELGASTYQIPSWDGTQSYDISRDKNEMSYAISRVRIRGGVPDFGSDVYENADEFRKHLKHERQIELFAENSRYFDLRRWKDAEYEESQQMYGCNAYMSKTERDLFHTQVINSNLPTTFSRKMYFWPISHDQLRRNLRLTQNPGWTYYD from the coding sequence ATGAAAAAGAAACATATATTGTTTTCCACCATTATCAGTATGGGAATGATGGTTTCCTCTTGTTCAGATTATTTGAGCGTGGAGGGGAAATTGGGAGAAAATACCCAGAGTTTGGAAAATATATTCGAAAATAAAGAATGGTCGGAACAATGGTTGGCGACTGCATACGCTTGGCTGACATGGAGTAACATTGATATTGGTTCGAAAGATAACTGTATCACTAACTTTTCTGACGATATGTGTTATAGCGACCGTAATCTTGAATATCGTGTATTCAAATATTGTGAATATGATGAGAATTGGAAACAAGACTCTTGGGCACAAGCTTATGATGGTATTCGTCATGCCTCGATTTTTATTCAGAATATTGACCGAAATAAAGAAATGACTCCGGATGAAATTGTTGATTATAAAGCACAGGCCCGTTTTGTACGCGCTTATTTCTACTGGAAGTTGTTGCAAAAGTACGGTCCTATACCAATTATACCTAATGATGGTGTGATGGACTATAATGCTGCTTATGAGGATCTTTATATCCCACGTAGCACGTATGACGATTGTGTCAACTACATTGCAGAGGAAATGAAGCTTGCAGCGAAAGACCTACCATTGAAACGTGATACACGTAATATGGCACGTCCTACTCGTGGAGCAGCTTTGGCAACTCGCGCAAAAGCATTGCTTTATGCTGCCAGCCCTCTTAATAATCCGCGTCCAACCGATACTGAACGTTTCACGGATTTGGTGGATGATGAAGGACGCTATCTGATGGCTCAAGAATACAATGAAGAAAAGTGGGCAAAGGCGGCAGCAGCTGCTCGTGATGTGGTAGAACTTGGTCGTAAGGGTGTGTATGAGCTACATACGGTTTCAGCTCACTCTACTGGTACAATTGATAATCCGGCAACGATTGCTCCTCCTACGCATGCGGTATATTCTCATGCGGATTTTCCTGCAGGATGGCGGAATATTGACCCGTTACAGTCCTACGAGACACTTTTTAATGGAGTGATTTTTCCTTCGGAAAACAAAGAGATGATTTTTACAACCGGACAGAACAACGGAGATATCAATACGATGATTCAACATCAGATGCCAATTGCATTCGGAGGTTATAATTGTCATGCTATGACAGGTAAGCAATGCGATGCCTACCAGATGAATACCGGAAAACCTTTTGATAAGACGAAAGACTGGACGGGTGATGAAAATTATGTGAGTGCCGAGGAAGCAGCTAGTGGTGATTGGGCGCCATTGGTGGAAGGTGTAAACAAACAATATGGACATCGTGAACCACGTTTTTATGCTACGGTAGCATACAATGGTTGCTTATGGAATGGTACTAATGCTGTACAGTCGTATGACCGGAATCTAATCATATGGTATTATCGTGGTGAAGAGAGTGGCTGGAGTAATTCAGGTGATCGTTGGTTGGCTACTGGTATTGGGATCAGGAAATTTGTTAGTTCTCGTGACAACTTTAAGACAGAGGGAGGGGTTATCTCAAAGCCTGTGATTGGTATTCGTTATGCTGATGTGTTGTTATGGTATGCAGAGGCATTAAATGAATTAGGTGCGAGTACTTATCAGATTCCTTCATGGGATGGAACTCAGTCTTATGATATTTCACGTGATAAGAATGAAATGAGTTATGCTATTTCCAGAGTTCGTATTCGTGGAGGAGTTCCTGATTTTGGATCAGATGTTTATGAGAATGCTGATGAGTTCCGCAAGCATTTGAAGCATGAGCGCCAGATAGAGTTATTTGCAGAAAACAGTCGTTACTTTGATCTGCGCCGTTGGAAGGATGCCGAATATGAGGAGTCGCAGCAGATGTATGGTTGCAATGCATATATGAGTAAAACAGAAAGAGACTTATTTCATACTCAAGTGATCAATTCGAACTTGCCGACTACTTTTAGTCGTAAAATGTATTTCTGGCCGATTTCCCATGATCAGTTGAGAAGAAACTTGCGTCTGACTCAGAACCCGGGATGGACATATTATGATTAA